A genome region from Triticum aestivum cultivar Chinese Spring chromosome 2B, IWGSC CS RefSeq v2.1, whole genome shotgun sequence includes the following:
- the LOC123042154 gene encoding BTB/POZ and MATH domain-containing protein 2-like, protein MCPCVRDVNSEHFWHNIYISDADVTNLQHQPVALRPSLDLLPIPMGNTIGSSSSPVKQDVPETWSTSFTEGDTAAHNFEVTGFSLLDGMGAGNFISSSTFCVGGCEWDITFYPDGLKEDGGAHASAYLRLCNGELGLQTNYTLSLLGKDGQVLVHGSIEHTFQSAGIFWGFEHFVQKSKLRRLLSDNEDCVTIRCVLTVMRKHDTLTIPAPPSNLQEDFARMLKDEEGVDVTFIVGDKSFRAHRHVLAARSPAFRAELLDPTKEDPTKPVKVDDMDPVIFEALLYFMYTDTLPHGCDLEKNATLQHLFVVGVRYGLDRLATMCEGKLCQNINEQTVATTLTLAEWYDRVLLKNACIAFVSSQDVLDAMKETNGFKHLMTRYPGVMVDILKQNLPSSIGVRKQVVRMQRGRTPISRNMKRRASRVRHAVLPSVCVLALACGFALGLRPGAGLGWLLFPHPQRLLTSQPMLGFL, encoded by the exons ATGTGTCCGTGCGTACGCGACGTGAACTCTGAACACTTTTGGCATAATATATACATAAGCGACGCGGATGTCACGAACCtgcagcaccagcccgtcgccctTCGCCCTTCGCTCGATCTCCTACCTATTCCGATGGGAAACACCAtcggttcttcttcttctccggtgaaGCAGGATGTGCCCGAGACGTGGTCGACGAGTTTTACCGAGGGCGACACCGCGGCACACAATTTCGAGGTCACGGGCTTCTCGCTGCTCGACGGCATGGGCGCCGGGAACTTCATCTCGTCGAGCACGTTCTGCGTTGGAGGCTGCGAGTGGGACATCACGTTCTACCCCGACGGGTTGAAGGAGGACGGAGGCGCCCACGCCTCCGCTTATCTGCGTCTATGCAATGGAGAACTAGGGTTGCAGACCAACTACACCCTGAGTTTATTGGGCAAGGATGGCCAAGTGCTTGTGCATGGGAGCATAGAACATACCTTCCAGTCCGCAGGTATTTTTTGGGGCTTCGAGCACTTTGTCCAGAAGTCCAAGCTGCGACGGCTGCTATCCGACAACGAGGACTGTGTAACGATCAGGTGTGTTTTGACTGTCATGAGGAAGCATGACACTTTGACCATCCCGGCCCCGCCGTCGAATCTGCAAGAGGATTTTGCAAGGATGTTGAAGGACGAGGAAGGCGTGGATGTAACGTTCATCGTGGGTGACAAATCGTTCCGTGCTCATAGACACGTGCTGGCGGCACGATCACCGGCCTTCAGGGCAGAGCTTTTGGACCCGACGAAGGAGGACCCTACAAAACCCGTCAAGGTTGATGACATGGACCCCGTCATCTTCGAGGCGCTTCTTTATTTCATGTACACGGATACGCTCCCACATGGTTGTGATCTTGAGAAAAACGCAACGCTGCAACATTTGTTCGTTGTCGGAGTTCGATATGGCCTGGACAGGCTAGCGACGATGTGCGAAGGAAAACTATGCCAAAACATAAACGAGCAAACAGTGGCAACCACCTTAACTTTGGCAGAGTGGTATGACCGCGTCCTTCTCAAAAATGCTTGCATCGCATTTGTGTCGTCGCAGGATGTGCTCGACGccatgaaggagaccaatggattCAAGCACCTCATGACACGCTATCCGGGGGTGATGGTGGATATTTTGAAACAGAATCTGCCGTCGTCAATAGGG GTTCGCAAGCAGGTCGTACGGATGCAGCGAGGCAGGACTCCTATATCACGCAACATGAAGCGACGTGCCTCGCGAGTACGCCATGCGGTTTTGCCCTCGGTTTGCGTCCTGGCGCTGGCCTGCGGTTTTGCCCTCGGTTTGCGTCCTGGCGCTGGCCTCGGTTGGCTTCTGTTTCCACATCCACAGCGGCTCCTAACAAGCCAACCCATGCTTGGCTTCTTGTAG